The Mesorhizobium sp. AR10 genome includes the window TAGGTGACCAGCATGTCGACGAACTGCTTGTCGACCTGATCGAGGCGGGTTTCGAGCCGCCAGTAGCCGTCCGGCGTAGCGAAGGCCCGCAACAGCTGGCCGTCGCGGTCCTGCACTTCGGTCGACACCGTCAGCTTTTCAGGCAGCGGCGGCGGAAAGGCGCGGTCGAGCTGCCAAAGGGCGCCTATGGCGATTGCCGCGAGGGCGGCTAAGGAGACGCCAGTGATGGCTGCGCGGCGCAAGAATTTTCTGGAGAGCATGGCGCCGCCCCTCATCCGCCTGCCGGCACCTTCTCCCCGTATAGTGACGGGGAGAAGAGGGCTGTTGCGACCCTCGGCGCCTTTTCTGCGACGTTCGAGATTGGCGAAAGCTTCGGTGCAGGCTTCTTTCTCCCCGTCACTATACGGGGAGAAATGCCCGGCAGGGCAATGAGGGGCAGCGCAATCGTACTGTTCATGATCGCTACCAATGGCGCCTTACGGCGCCTTGACCTCCATCATGCCGGTGGCGGTGCGGGCCGAATATTGCGGCCGGTACATGTCCTCGATCGTTGCCGCCGGATGGGCATAGGTGCCCGGCGTCACCGCGCGCACGACATAGGCCAGCGTGATGTTGCGGTCGCCATCGCCGTCGTTCGGATTGAACGCCGCGACGAAACGGTCGTCGCGGAATTCGAGATGGGCGGCATCGGTCTGCGCCAGCCAGGAGAAATTCGACAGCTGGGCACTGGAAACCAGGCCCGGATTGTCGATCTCGAAGCCGGCCGGCAACAGGTCGGTGATCAAAAGCCGCGACGGCCAGGTGTTCTGCTCGTAGATCTTGAGCACAACGACATAGCGTTCGTTCTGGGTCGCCTCCGTCACGTTGGCCTCGGTGCCGTCGAGTTTGTAGTAGGTGCGGCTGATGGTGAAGCCGTCGCCGCCGGCCGGCAAGGGCTGTATCGGCGAAGCCACCGTGGTGACGACCGCTTGCAGAGGGGTCGTGCCGGTGTTGGCAACGGTCAGCGGGCTGTCGACAAGGTCGCTACCGGCGATCTGGTTCGAATAGCCGCCGGCATGCGGTGCGCCGTTGACGGTCAACGTGATCGAATCGTTGCCGGACTTCAGTGCGCGGGCCGCCAGCAGCATCCAGGACTCGTCCTGCGTGCTGGTCCAGCGCGCTTCGGCGCGTTCTCTTGCCACCAGCTTGATCAGTTCCGGCACGATGGTCGGCACCGGCTTCGATTCGGCGGCAAGCGCCAGCATCGCCGCGCCATCACGCAGCTGCGAGCCATAGTCCGACCGGTAATAATCGTATTCGGTGGTCGACTTGGCCAGTTGCAGCGCGGCCTGGAACGTTGCTTCCGAGCGTTGCGTGTCGCCGTAGAGTGCCAGGCTCGCCGCCAGCTGGGCGACGGCCATCGGGCTGGTGAAGGCTTCAAGCTTGGTGTCGGCGTAGTAGCGCAGATCGCCGACCGAAGCCTTCTTGTTGCGGGCCAGCACATAGAGCGAATAGGCGATCTCGCTGCCACGGTCCTGGACGTCCTGATCGTAGCCGAGCGAGTTCTGCAGATTGCTCAGCGCCTGGTTCATCGCCAGGGTCGGCACGTCGTATTTCTGCTCGCGCGCCCGGGTCAGGAAGTCGGTGACATAGGCGTCGAGCCACAAATCGCCGGAGCCCGGACCCCACAGGCCGAAGCTGCCCGCCGAGGCCTGGTAGCTCAGCACCTTGTAGATGGCTTGCTGGATGCGGTCGTGCAGGTCGGGGTCGCTGGCCATGCCGACGCCTGAGGCCATCTCGTTGACGTAGAGAAGCGGCATGGCGCGGCTGGTGGTCTGCTCGGCGCAACCATAGGGGTAGCGGTCGAGCGTCATCAGCAGCGACGGCACGTCGAAGGCCGCAGCCTGCGAAACGCCGACGCTGACCGAAGCGCCGTCGAGCAGGCTTGCCGCAAGAAGTTCCTTGTCGACATGCAGCGCGCCGCCATTGCCCTTGAGATCGACCACCATGCGGGTGGTCACCGGCAGTTGCGACGGGCGCACCGGCACGTACAGCGTCTGCTCGACGGCGGTGCCGTCGGCATGGGCGAGCTTGATGGTGATCGAGGCATTGCCCGCCGTCTGGGCCATCAGCGGCACGGTCAGCGTCTGACGCTTGCCCTTGGCGAGCGTCAGCTTTGCGGGGAGGGGCTTGTCGCCGGTCGAAAGGTCGCCGGTGGTGTCTATGGATAGCGCATAGTCTCCGTCCGGACCATCTGTGTCGGCGACATCGAGGCGCATGACGGCGGCATCGCCGGGCGCCAGGAAGCGCGGCAGGCCGGCGGTGATCACCACCGGATCGCGCACGATGACGTCTGACTGGGCATGGCCGACCGCATCCCTGGTCCAGGCGACGGCCATGACGCGCACGGTGCCGTTGAACTGCGGAATGTCGAAGTCGATCCTCGCCTTGCCGTCGGCGTCGAGTTGGACCGTGCCGGAGAAGAAGGCGACCAGCTTTTCGGTCGGCGGGCTGCCTTGCGTCTGCATGCTGGACCCGTCACCACCCGTGCGCAGTTTGCCGGTGGCGCCCAGCGAGCCATCGATGAGGCGGCCGTAAATGTCGCGTACTTCAAGTCCCATCATGCGCTGGCCGAAGAACCAGTTCTCCGGATCCGGCGCCTTGTAGTTGGTCAGGTTCAGGATGCCGACATCGACAGCCGCGACCATGACATAGGCGTTGCTGCCCGGCTGCACTCCGGCTACCGAGACCGGGATCGACAGCTGCTGGCGCGGCATGGTCTTGTCCGGCGGCGTCAAGGTGACGGCGAGCTTCTTCGAGCCCGGATCGACCTTCAGCCATTTCACGCCGATGGCGCGTGCCGGCATGCGCGTCTCTTGCGCGTCACCGGGCCTGAACAGCGTTGCCGTGATATAGCCGCCGGCGCCCCAGTCGTCGCCGACCGGGATATCGACGGTGCTGCCGCCGGCTGGCACGCTGGCGGTGACGGTCTTCAAGAGCTTGTCAGCACCGATGGTGACGAGCAGCTCGCCGGCAAAATGCGGCGATACCTTGAGCTTGGCCACTTCGCCGGTAGCATAAGTGTCCTTGTCGAGGGCGATCTCGAGCCCGTCAGGCGTTTCGGTGGTGGTGGAGCTGACATACCAGCCCGCGTCGAATTCATAGCTGGTCGCTGGTCCCTCAGGATCGGATGTTTCGATCTCGAGCCGGTACTGGCCCCAGTCGACCGGCACCGAGACCGTGGCTTCGGCATCGGCAGCCAGGTCGATCTGGCCATTGGCGATCGACTTGGTGAAGGTGACCGGCTCATAGTTCCAGGAGTTGTTTGAGCGGTACCACTGGTAATTGCGCTCGACCTTGACTAGCGACCATTGTGCGCCTTTCAGTGCCTCTCGCTTGCCGTCGGGATCGACGGCGATCAGGCTGAACTTCGCCGTGCCGCCTTGCGGCACCTCGTTGTCGTCAAAATCCGGACGGATGCCGATCATGTGACCTGTCGGACGGATGCCGATGTTGAGCGAGCGCTCGATGGCGCGGCCACCGGTTTCGCGCATGCGAACCGTGACCTTGGCATCGACCAGCTTGGTCGTCGAAGGTAACTGGTCGACAGTGACCGGGAAGGTCGCCTTGCCGTCGTCGCCAACCACCGGCAGATCGGTGAATGGCGTCACTGACGGTTCCGCCGACTGCTCGTCGGCGAGGCCGAAGGAATAACCCTTGAAGCGGTCCCAGTCGCGGGCGGTCGACAGTGTCAGCTCGCCTTCCAGGGCAAGGCCGGCGGCCGGCGCGCCATAGAGGAAGCGGCCGTCGACGGTGATGTTGGCGGTTTCGGCCTGGGCAATCTCCTGCTTGTCGGAAGTGAGGTCGAACTCGATGCGATCCGGCACGAAATCCTCGACCAGGAACATCTGGCTGGCGACCGCCGCCTGTTTGGGATCGGTGTAGATCGAAACCGTCCAGGTGCCGCGCATGGCGTTCGGTTCGAGCGGCAGGTCGACGGCGTGACCGCCGGCCGATGCGCCATCGCTGACGATGCGGCGGTTCTCGACGCCGTCGGGGCGCGTGAAGATGAAGGTCAGCGGCAGGTTCTCGACCGCCTTGGCAGCACCGTCACGGGCGAGGGCGGCGACATGCACATCCTCGCCGGCGCGGTAGATGCCGCGCTCGGTCCAGGCATAGATGTCGAGCGCGCCAGGCGCCGGGCGCCCGGTGACGCCGCGGTCGGACAGATCGAAGCCGGCTCGGCCCATGTCGAGAAAGACGAAGTCGTTGTCGCCCTGCTTGGCCATCAGCACGGCCGGCACCATGCCGTCGCTGCCGCGCGTCAGGCCGGGATTGAACACGGCGCGGCCTTCCGCGTCTGAGATCGCGGTGCCAAGGATTTCGTTGTTCCTGGCCAGCAGCGTCAGTTCCGCGCCAGCGATCGGCTTGGCGGTTGCGAGCGACCGGGCAAAGACGTTCAGGCCGTCCTGGCCGGTATAGGTCGACAGGCCGATGTCGGAGACGACGAACCATTGCGTGGCGATCGAATTGTAATCGTCGCTGTTGTCGTTGACGGCTTGCGCGGTCAGCACATAGACGCCGGGCTTGCGCTGCGGCAGGGCTTCGTCGACCGGGAAGGAGGTGGTGACGTCCTTGTTGAGGTCGTTGGCGATGTCGAGCTGGCCTTGCCAGACCGGTGCGCCCATCTGATCGGAAATGTTGGAGATGTCGTAGCCGTCGAGCTGCTTCAGGAACTGATAGCCAGACAGAAGCTGGGCCAGCGAGCGATCGCCGATGCGGTAAAGCTTCATTTCGGCGGCGTTCATGTTGACGGTGACGACCGGGATGCCGCGGCGCGCGCCGGCGGGCAGCACGAAGCTGTCGCCGGTGAAGCGGGCCGAAGGCGCGCGGTCCTGCACGTAGATCGACAGCACCACCGGTGCCGCGGTCACCTCGCCGATGGCGGCCGGCAGGCCGGCGCGGAAGGTCACTTCATAATGCTGGCCGTGTTGGAGCCCTTCGACGCAGATCTGCTTATCCTTGGCCTCGACGCCCTTGGGAGGGGTGTTGTCGACGGTGACGAACTGGGCATAGTCGACGCCGGTCTTGACCAGATCTTCGGAAAACTGCGCGCAGATGCGCGGCGCGCTGGTGTCGGCGTCGACCGTATGGTCGATGACGCGGAAGCCTTTG containing:
- a CDS encoding alpha-2-macroglobulin family protein — translated: MAMRAARGLSILILLFFAWGTVAQAAEARRIVTTNNSDYFGFDLRSDQNVSLDQCKTTCLGDPTCRAFTYNNKAKWCFLKSDYNSLKPFSGATAGKVVNVDGDPDIGAPPELAFFPSWMADQAQQYRNKLTDPAYTKPTEGLTALRAAAEQATLTGDHRSAMQKYEAAVSVLPDDGQLWLGLARETLAVQPAANSPEAYNLPVKATSAGLNAYKLLRTTKTRAEVLALIGAGLDRRDLYRPALQAYEASLALVNSPAVQADYADLKARKGFRVIDHTVDADTSAPRICAQFSEDLVKTGVDYAQFVTVDNTPPKGVEAKDKQICVEGLQHGQHYEVTFRAGLPAAIGEVTAAPVVLSIYVQDRAPSARFTGDSFVLPAGARRGIPVVTVNMNAAEMKLYRIGDRSLAQLLSGYQFLKQLDGYDISNISDQMGAPVWQGQLDIANDLNKDVTTSFPVDEALPQRKPGVYVLTAQAVNDNSDDYNSIATQWFVVSDIGLSTYTGQDGLNVFARSLATAKPIAGAELTLLARNNEILGTAISDAEGRAVFNPGLTRGSDGMVPAVLMAKQGDNDFVFLDMGRAGFDLSDRGVTGRPAPGALDIYAWTERGIYRAGEDVHVAALARDGAAKAVENLPLTFIFTRPDGVENRRIVSDGASAGGHAVDLPLEPNAMRGTWTVSIYTDPKQAAVASQMFLVEDFVPDRIEFDLTSDKQEIAQAETANITVDGRFLYGAPAAGLALEGELTLSTARDWDRFKGYSFGLADEQSAEPSVTPFTDLPVVGDDGKATFPVTVDQLPSTTKLVDAKVTVRMRETGGRAIERSLNIGIRPTGHMIGIRPDFDDNEVPQGGTAKFSLIAVDPDGKREALKGAQWSLVKVERNYQWYRSNNSWNYEPVTFTKSIANGQIDLAADAEATVSVPVDWGQYRLEIETSDPEGPATSYEFDAGWYVSSTTTETPDGLEIALDKDTYATGEVAKLKVSPHFAGELLVTIGADKLLKTVTASVPAGGSTVDIPVGDDWGAGGYITATLFRPGDAQETRMPARAIGVKWLKVDPGSKKLAVTLTPPDKTMPRQQLSIPVSVAGVQPGSNAYVMVAAVDVGILNLTNYKAPDPENWFFGQRMMGLEVRDIYGRLIDGSLGATGKLRTGGDGSSMQTQGSPPTEKLVAFFSGTVQLDADGKARIDFDIPQFNGTVRVMAVAWTRDAVGHAQSDVIVRDPVVITAGLPRFLAPGDAAVMRLDVADTDGPDGDYALSIDTTGDLSTGDKPLPAKLTLAKGKRQTLTVPLMAQTAGNASITIKLAHADGTAVEQTLYVPVRPSQLPVTTRMVVDLKGNGGALHVDKELLAASLLDGASVSVGVSQAAAFDVPSLLMTLDRYPYGCAEQTTSRAMPLLYVNEMASGVGMASDPDLHDRIQQAIYKVLSYQASAGSFGLWGPGSGDLWLDAYVTDFLTRAREQKYDVPTLAMNQALSNLQNSLGYDQDVQDRGSEIAYSLYVLARNKKASVGDLRYYADTKLEAFTSPMAVAQLAASLALYGDTQRSEATFQAALQLAKSTTEYDYYRSDYGSQLRDGAAMLALAAESKPVPTIVPELIKLVARERAEARWTSTQDESWMLLAARALKSGNDSITLTVNGAPHAGGYSNQIAGSDLVDSPLTVANTGTTPLQAVVTTVASPIQPLPAGGDGFTISRTYYKLDGTEANVTEATQNERYVVVLKIYEQNTWPSRLLITDLLPAGFEIDNPGLVSSAQLSNFSWLAQTDAAHLEFRDDRFVAAFNPNDGDGDRNITLAYVVRAVTPGTYAHPAATIEDMYRPQYSARTATGMMEVKAP